Genomic segment of Pochonia chlamydosporia 170 chromosome 1, whole genome shotgun sequence:
CACAAGCTGCTCTTGCTTTGTGGTCAAGGTtacagtactccgtactcttTGACTCCTTTGTGTTTTCCTTCGCTGTTGCACGGCTCCAGTAGAATGGGACGTAATGTCACCGTATGCGATGTGTACTTGAGTTGTTCCAACATGAGCTCTTAGTCGTAAACACCATGACAAACAAATATTTGCAAGTGAGCCGGTTCCCCTTTTAGAACACGGCAGGGCAATGCACCACGCATGCACTGTGACCTGGTCAGAGATCAACGCCGACTGTGCAAAAAGCAAGACACGCaacaaaagaaataaagACGTAAAAGTAAGTCTAAAGTCTGTTACGCTGGACAGCACAGCCAAGCAGCCTCATTCTTTGCTACCCTGGAAAGAAGGTCTGCCACTGGCAGCCAAGGACTCCATTTGGCGTAGTTGCTatttcgtcttcgtctggaCTAGCCCTGTGTTGTGTACTTAAGTCGGCAGAAATGTGTCCCTTTGGCTCCCAGTAAGTACATCGGCAATGAAGTTGTGTTGCCTTGGATTGCTTGAGTAAGAAAGGAGTGCAAACGAGCTTCTCAATGAGATATGGCTGGTGGAGTGGTAATTTGACGATATATTCTACAGTCTTTATTGCTTGCCAGGTTCGGTCGCCGGTGCACATGTAGCGATTTACAGTATGCGGGAATCCCAGAGCGTGAACCGCTTGTATAAGCTGCTACGTAGGCTACCAAAGCAAGAGCCCTCGGAGAATTCAATATTCGAAATGCGGCGTTCATGGTCCGTTGGTCCTATGCTGTGCTAATTTGGAACaattgaagttgatggcagTTGCGTCCTGCCGAAGTCACGAATCATGGGCCAGACTGGTCAGATGGTATACGATGAATTCTAAGTAGCCTGCTAAGGAATTTCTCACCAAGGTGACATGCTCACTAACCTGATCCATCTCCAGGATGCGACAGAGATCATCCCACTTGACCCCGCTAGACTCGCTTTTTGCATTGATGGCTCCTGCCTTCCAAACATGTAATGATGCCCTGCCCCGCCAAACTTGACGATTCACAGGACGAGAAAAATTGATGACCACACAAGACAGGATCTCGCTTTTGTGTGCGCGCACCACcggcaccagcaccagcggCTCATAAGCCACCTTGTCTTGACTCCATTTTATCTCCATTTTGTTTTGAATCTTCCCATCTCCTTCACCAGACATATTCTCGCCCAAGAGCACCGCGTGCCTGGTTACTCTGCACGCGCGAGTTGATTTCCAAAGAGACCTGATTTCTTCTCGCCTGCTCAGGCCACAGGTGGAATTTCTTGCGCATTTTGTTGTGCCCCTCCAAGATTTTGTTTACCCTAGACTTTTTTCTGTCCCAATTTCCGACGTCACAACACCGTTACAATGTCTGACAAGCTTACTCGGTACGCGATACGAATGGCTGAAGagttttatttttattttcttgctGAAGCTAACTGATTCTTTCCCAGTATCGCTATCGTCAACAGCGACAAAGTTCGTTCCGACCCTATCGATTGAATTTTTTCTGCCCTGTTCACCCCCGCGTACCCCGCCACGCCATACTGACGAAAATGCCCCTCCTTAGTGTCGCCCTCGCAAATGTCGTCAGGAGTGCAAGAAGTCCTGCCCTGTTGTTCGCAGTGGTAAACTCTGTATCGAGGTCACTCCCGAGTCCCGTCTGGCCTTCATCTCCGAGAGTCTCTGCATAGGGTGCGGTATCTGCCCAAAGAAATGCCCCTTCGATGCCATTACGATTATCAATCTGCCCACCAACCTCGAGAACCAGGTCACCCATCGCTATGGtcccaacagcttcaagctcCACCGTCTTCCTATGCCCCGACCGGGTCAGgttcttggtctggtaggaACCAACGGTATCGGCAAGAGTACTGCGTTGAAGATTCTCAGCGGCAAGTTGAAGCCCAACTTGGGCCGCCACGACAACCCCCCCGACTGGGAGGATGTTATCAAGCACTTCCGTGGATCTGAGCTGCAGAGTGAGTTGAATCATACCAGGCCATGCACATATTGCATTCTTGAGACTAACAAACCTTCAGACTACTTCACCAAGCTGCTGGAAGATGACCTCAAGGCTGTCGTCAAACCGCAGTATGTCGACCAGATCCCCAAGGCTGTTCGTGGCCCGGAGAAGAGTGTCAAGGCTCTCATCAAGAGTCGTGCTTCTCTTGGTAATGCTAAGGAGGTTGCCGAGGTCCTGGAACTTAACCACATCTTGGACCGTGACATCACTTTGCTCTCCGGTGGTGAGCTCCAACGATTCGCCATTGGTACCGTCTGTGTGCAAAAGGCCGACGTGTACATGTTTGACGAGCCTTCCTCGTACCTTGATGTGAAGCAGCGTCTGAGTGCTGCCCAGATCATTCGATCTCTGCTTCGAGATGACGACTACGTCATTGTTGTCGAGCACGATTTGTCCGTCCTGGATTACCTATCCGACTACATCTGCGTACTTTATGGACAGCCTGCTGTGTATGGTGTTGTGACTCTGCCTCACTCCGTCCGTGAAGGtatcaacatcttcctcgaCGGTCACATTCCCACCGAGAACTTGCGTTTCCGTGACGAGTCTCTGACTTTCCGTCTTGCCGAAACCGCCGACGACTTTGTCATTGACAAGTCCCGTGCCTTCAACTACCCCAAaatggagaagcagctcgGCAACTTCAGACTCCGCATTGACGCAGGCGAGTTTACCGATTCCGAAATTATCGTCATGATGGGAGAAAACGGTACCGGAAAGACGACCTTCTGCCGTCTTTTGGCTGGTGCCCTCAAGCCCGACAGCAAGGCCTCCGTCCCCGACATGCGTATCAGCATGAAGCCTCAGACTATCACGCCCAAGTTTGATGGCACTGTCCGccagctcttcttcaagaagatcaagcaggCCTTCTTGAACCCCCAGTTCCAGACCGACGTCGTCAAGCCCCTCAAGCTCGATGATTTTATCGACCAAGAAGTCAAGAACCTGTCCGGTGGTGAATTGCAGCGTGTTGCCATTGTTCTGTCTCTCGGCATGCCCGCAGACATCTACCTGATTGACGAACCCTCGGCCTACCTCGACTCCGAGCAGCGTATCATTGCCTCGCGTGTCATCAAGCGTTTCATCATGCACTCCAAGAAGACTGCCTTTGTCGTCGAACACGATTTTATCATGGCCACCTACCTCGCTGACCGAGTCATCGTCTTTGACGGCAAGCCCGGTATCGACGCCCATGCCAACCGCCCCGAGTCCCTCCTCACCGGCTGCAACACTTTCCTCAAGAACCTGGATGTTACCTTCCGTCGCGACCCCACCAACTACCGCCCCCGTATCAACAAGCTCGGATCTCAGTTGGACCAGGAACAAAAGATGAGCGGCAACTTTGTAAGTTACTCCACACCCTGTAGGTACCACCCTCGAACAGTGTGCTAACTCTCCACAgttcttcttggaggagaCCCCCGACAAGAGCTCCTGAAAAgggcaacaagaacaacaataACCCCCATCACGAAGCATTTCCCGGCGTTGAAGGCGTTCAAAAGACTGCTTCCACGAAGCACAGTAGCGGCCATGGCCTAGATACGGCACTGCCAGAGAGCAGCGCCAGCGAGGACGACGAACCAGAGGACTAACCAGGGCGACGGCAGTCTATCCCCTGTTGTCTGGTCCTGCGAGATGAATGGCCTGTAGTTTTGATTTTTCAAGGATCAATCGTTCTTTGCGTGTGCCGTCTTTTTATTATCGTTAAGTTCCCACTGCAGTATCGTGTATTGGGACCAGCGACGCAGGCCATTTGTGATTTTCGCAGATTGAGGGACAATGGATCAAGCAGGATGACTGTCGTCCGACTTCCTAGCCTCGCGGGAAGCCAAAATATCTGGAATCCATGCATCATCGTTGCAATTAGTTTGAATAAAAATACAGTGTCTTTCACATATACACCCATGCTTTGCGTCACAGTGAAAGTTGCATCACCACATATATTTTCCATTGATGTACATCTTCATTCTAAGCTACTACTACGTCCACCGTAAGCAAATGTAATGTCTTACACCAACAGAGCCTACAACATCTGGGACTAAATTGGGCTGAAAGGGGTGACATCCATCTGGGCTACAAGTGCTAGTAAGTAAGGAAATCAAAGAGACAAGGGGATTTGAAGAAGACACAGGCTTATTCTTCAATCTCTCCCTCCTCACTACCACTTCTGACGACCTCCTTTGCAGGAGCCGCGGGCGGCGTCTTGGGACGTGCACGCCCCTCACGGGTTGGGGATCGTTCGCGGGATCGGTCTCTCTTGAGTCTCTGTAATGGACAGTCGTTAGCATCGGGCGAGGCAATTCAAATTATTCTTGGGGTCAAATCATACCTTTGAGTCTCTTGAATCTCTGCGAGACGtctcgtcttcgtcttcttgtcGCCGGCGTCGTGAACCTGATGGTCGCTCATCTCCGTAAGGGAGCTCATCATACGAACCTCGATCAATGCGGCGACGGTACTGCCGCTCCCGTTCATCCTCCCGATCTTTTCGCTCCCTGTCGTAGTGACTGTCATCATCGCGTCGTGAACGGGGCGGTCGGTCAAGGTCGCGATCACGTTCACGGTCACGGTCGCGGTCTCGTTCACGTTCCCGATCCCTATCTCGGTCA
This window contains:
- a CDS encoding ATP-binding cassette sub-family E member 1 (similar to Aspergillus terreus NIH2624 XP_001210306.1), with protein sequence MSDKLTRIAIVNSDKCRPRKCRQECKKSCPVVRSGKLCIEVTPESRLAFISESLCIGCGICPKKCPFDAITIINLPTNLENQVTHRYGPNSFKLHRLPMPRPGQVLGLVGTNGIGKSTALKILSGKLKPNLGRHDNPPDWEDVIKHFRGSELQNYFTKLLEDDLKAVVKPQYVDQIPKAVRGPEKSVKALIKSRASLGNAKEVAEVLELNHILDRDITLLSGGELQRFAIGTVCVQKADVYMFDEPSSYLDVKQRLSAAQIIRSLLRDDDYVIVVEHDLSVLDYLSDYICVLYGQPAVYGVVTLPHSVREGINIFLDGHIPTENLRFRDESLTFRLAETADDFVIDKSRAFNYPKMEKQLGNFRLRIDAGEFTDSEIIVMMGENGTGKTTFCRLLAGALKPDSKASVPDMRISMKPQTITPKFDGTVRQLFFKKIKQAFLNPQFQTDVVKPLKLDDFIDQEVKNLSGGELQRVAIVLSLGMPADIYLIDEPSAYLDSEQRIIASRVIKRFIMHSKKTAFVVEHDFIMATYLADRVIVFDGKPGIDAHANRPESLLTGCNTFLKNLDVTFRRDPTNYRPRINKLGSQLDQEQKMSGNFFFLEETPDKSS